The following coding sequences are from one uncultured Desulfobacter sp. window:
- the nhaR gene encoding transcriptional activator NhaR, whose protein sequence is MEWLNYHHLYYFWIVMKEGSITAASSRLSLAQSTISAQLTKLEESFGGKLFNRQGRKLEATDLGQLVFRYADKIFPLGRELMDQIHSRPVVGPLSLNVGIVDVVPKLMARKLIEPALCMEKTVRLACHEGKEKDLLADLALHNLDLVISDGLPKPGPSVKTYNHFLGECGITFFAEKKLADSLPDTFPDCLDKAPMVMPMTMSWLRGAIDQWLDRLSIHPVVVAEFEDNALLTVFGQAGDGVFMGPTIIESEVQAQHQVEIIGRCNNIKERFYAISVERILKHPAVVAITDTARHSVFFSK, encoded by the coding sequence ATGGAATGGCTTAATTACCACCATCTATACTATTTCTGGATAGTTATGAAAGAAGGCAGCATTACCGCCGCCAGCAGCAGACTCAGCCTGGCCCAGTCAACCATCAGTGCCCAGCTGACCAAACTGGAGGAATCCTTCGGAGGAAAACTGTTCAATCGCCAGGGGCGAAAGCTGGAAGCCACGGATCTGGGGCAACTGGTGTTTCGCTATGCCGACAAGATATTTCCCCTGGGGCGGGAACTGATGGATCAGATTCACAGTCGGCCGGTGGTCGGCCCCCTTTCCCTGAACGTGGGGATTGTGGATGTGGTCCCCAAGCTCATGGCCAGAAAGCTCATTGAACCTGCTTTGTGTATGGAAAAAACCGTCCGCCTGGCCTGCCACGAAGGCAAGGAAAAGGATCTGCTGGCAGATCTGGCCCTGCATAATCTTGACCTGGTGATCTCAGACGGCCTGCCCAAACCCGGCCCCAGCGTCAAAACCTACAACCATTTTCTAGGAGAATGCGGCATCACTTTTTTTGCCGAAAAAAAACTGGCAGATAGTTTGCCTGACACATTCCCGGACTGTCTGGATAAGGCGCCCATGGTTATGCCCATGACCATGTCGTGGCTCCGGGGCGCCATCGACCAATGGCTTGACCGTCTCTCCATTCACCCGGTTGTGGTGGCTGAATTTGAGGACAATGCGCTGCTCACGGTTTTCGGTCAGGCCGGAGACGGTGTATTCATGGGTCCCACAATCATTGAATCAGAGGTTCAAGCCCAGCATCAGGTGGAGATCATCGGCCGGTGCAACAACATCAAGGAGCGGTTTTATGCGATCTCCGTTGAACGAATTCTCAAGCATCCGGCGGTTGTGGCCATCACCGACACCGCACGTCATTCCGTATTTTTCAGCAAGTAA